The Anolis carolinensis isolate JA03-04 chromosome 2, rAnoCar3.1.pri, whole genome shotgun sequence genome has a window encoding:
- the LOC107982517 gene encoding gastrula zinc finger protein xLCGF3.1-like: MAKSSVSRRCATNGSRDAPLGCSGAGGSGSNSQVRCQGEVQLALHSSPPPPESPPTAPRDKRLETENDGTKPEMKQKRGRKLEGKESALCLLCGKNFRWKSSLILHKRTHTGEKPQECLECGRSFGLAKSLASHQRIHSGEKPFQCPDCGKDFRWADSLALHQKTHTGEKPFTCKECGKNFMTSKYLTSHQIIHMGEKLFKCAECGKTFNRKELLISHQIIHTEEKPFECSECGKRFRRRDGRSPASVHIKGPTEKKNLSNACSATSPSGGGQTSVRI, translated from the exons atggccaagtccagcGTCTCAAG AAGGTGTGCAACAAATGGCAGCCGGGATGCTCCTCTGGGCTGCAGTGGTGCTGGCGGCAGTGGCAGCAACTCCCAGGTGAGATGTCAAGGCGAGGTGCAGCTGGCCCTCCATTCCTCGCCCCCTCCTCCTGAGTCACCCCCCACTGCACCCA GAGATAAGAGACTGGAAACGGAGAATGACGGAACAAAACCAGAAATGAAACAGAAGCGAGGGAGGAAACTCGAAGGAAAGGAAAGCGCTCTCTGCCTACTCTGTGGGAAGAACTTCCGCTGGAAATCCAGCCTCATTCTTCACAAGCGAACTCACACGGGCGAAAAGCCGCAAGAGTGCCTTGAGTGTGGAAGGAGCTTCGGCCTTGCCAAAAGCCTGGCTTCCCATCAGAGGATCCACTCCGGGGAGAAGCCGTTTCAGTGTCCGGACTGCGGCAAGGATTTCCGTTGGGCCGACTCTCTGGCGCTAcaccagaaaactcacacaggagagaaaccattcacATGTAAGGAGTGTGGGAAGAACTTTATGACAAGCAAGTATCTCACGTCTCATCAGATCATCCACATGGGCGAGAAACTGTTCAAATGTGCCGAGTGCGGAAAGACTTTCAACAGGAAAGAGCTCCTGATTTCGCATCAGATCATCCACACGGAGGAAAAACCGTTTGAATGCTCCGAGTGCGGGAAGCGGTTTCGTCGGAGGGACGGCAGAAGTCCAGCCtcagttcacatcaaaggacccacggAGAAGAAAAACCTTTCAAATGCCTGCAGTGCAACAAGTCCTTCAGGTGGAGGACAAACCTCAGTGCGCATCTAA